The Leucoraja erinacea ecotype New England chromosome 8, Leri_hhj_1, whole genome shotgun sequence nucleotide sequence TAGCGTGTGTCTTAATAACAACTTCTCAATGCcagcaaaaacaaaggagctagttattagcAGGGTGgagtatcaatggtgctgaagtgcccgaaggtcaagagcttcaaattccttggtgtaaatatcaccTACATTTTGTCCTGATACAACTGCATTGACACTGCAACCAAAAAAGGACACTTCTACTTTCTCTGAACACTCAGGAAATTTAACATTTTTCTAATGGCACCACAGAAAGTATCCTATTGAATGCGCCACAGCTtgatttggcaactgctctggccAAGACAGAAGAGAGTTAAGATTACAGCCCAGCCAGTCTTGTAAACAGCCTCCCCTATCCCCAGCTCCCACCCCATCTACATAGTATGCTGCCTCGGGAAGGCtgtcagcataatcaagaaccacttacaccctggtcattcccttttTTCCTCctcgcccatcaggcaaaatATATAAAAGCTTAAAAGGACACACCACCGAATTCAGGGACAGCTTTCCCATCGTTGAATGGACCTCTCACAAGCTTGGGATGAATtctcgatcttccaatctacctcatccttgcactttttttaacctgcactttctctattctgtaacactatattctgcactctgttttctttctctttgCGATACCTGCTGTTGTTCTTGTGTATGATTTAATTGTACTTGTGGTATGATTGACCTAGATATCacgcaaacattttttttactgtttcttgatatatatgacaataataaaacaatgcCAATACCAACACCAATACCAGCATTTCTGAGACAAATGCCCAGTGTGAAGCCAGATCAGCCTCAAAGGGCAGGGCACATCATTCGCATGATCAACATCAGCTTCCAGAAGCACTCTATTTTAAGTTATGAGAAAGGAACAGATTAACAGGTGGACAGCGAAAATGATTCATGAATGTGCTCAAATCCTTAAATGACCAACATTCCACTGACTGCAAGAAGTCCCTGGCTCCTGAGAGTTCAAAGTGGGAAAGGAGCATTTGGGAAGGCATTGAGAACCTTGATCTATATCTCAGGAGCACACACGCCTGGTGAagcccaaagtacctgttcactcTCGTCTGGGTCAGCAGATTTCATTCACTTGTTTCAAAAAAGTTTTGTAACAAAGTACGACTGGTCTACATGTACAGGTCCTAAACTGGGGCATGGCTGAAGAAAAGGCCTGACCCAATATGccccctatccatttcctccagaaattctgcctgatcctctgagttactccatcactttgtatttcaccaaagattccagcatctgcagtttattttgtctCCGAGGGTAATTTTGATGGTATACAGAATTTTGCAAATTCAATGGGGTTATTAGCAGGTGAAGAAGGGTAAGTTCAGAGCCAGCGTCTTCCTGTAAATAAGGGGAAGGTTTGCAGGATTAAAGAACACTGGCTAGTGAGGactattaaagttctgatcaggGAAAAGAAGGATTGGTTTATCTAGTTCAACTGGGCAAGTGGGTCAAGGAGTTGAAGATCGAATTTAACTGAAAGACATGGattttggaaagttaaaccatggcaggacttgcacagtgaatggtaggagcCTGGAGAGTGAcgtggaacagagggatctgtgaGTACAAGTATATAGTTCTCTGATACTGGCAATGCAGGTAAACAAAGTGGTGAAGAAGGTATATGTTATGCATACCTGCATTAGAAGGGGAATTGtgtacaaaagttgggacatcatgttacagctgttcaaggcattggtgagaccgcacctggaatattgtgtgcagatccAATTGCCAtgccataggaaggatgtcattaaacatgTTACTGAGACTGGTGGGGTTGAGttgtaaggagagactggatcaGCTGAGACGGTTTACTTTAGAAGGAAGGAAGCTGAAGAGCAACcttatagaggcatataaaattatgaaggacatAGATAGCGTAGCTgtcacagtcttttttccagggcaagtgaaatataaaattagaaggcctcaaggtgagggggaagatttaatgggaatctgaggatgggagaggggaaggagggggaaagaggagcagGATGGGGAAccatcccctggttctggactcccccaacatcaggaacattttatcatgcatctaccctgtccaaagctctaagaattttatatgtttctataagatccgctctcatcctaaattccagcgaatacaagcctagtcgacttgttctttcatcatatgtcagtcctgccatcccgggacttaacctggtgaacatatgctgcactcccccaatagcaataatgtccttcctcaaattaggaaaaattcccaaaattgcacactatactccgggtgcggtctcaccagggccctgtacaactgcagtagggagagagagggaagagatgaGAGGAAGGAATAAAGATTCAGGGAGCCTGTTGCTTTAAGAGGCAATGGGAGGGGAGTGCTGTGTCTATATGGGCACTGGCCCTAACACACTCGCACAGCAACCGCTTTGTCACTATGGGTTTCCATGGCAACAGTCAGACATCAGAATTGGGATTTGCGCAGCCTCAGTCTGCCAGGCCAACACCACGGATTACTGATTAGGAGACTTCTCGCATTCCCCAAGAATGAAATCCTCTCGTTCCAGAAAACACCAGCATCCCCATAATCTGCCAGCTTCACTTGGGTTTAGTAGTGTGGAGTTTGATTCAGAAACTCCTCATGACTTCTTGTCACTGGGATATTGGCCAATATCCTGACTCATTTCAGTGCCTCTGTGAGTAAGCTGTGGCTTGGGGAGTTTCTGTAAAGTTTTCGCTTCATTGTTAATTCTCACCCAGACAACCTCTGAATTTGGAGAATGCCCTCTCCCCTTTAGCCGTGGTGGTGTTGGAAGCAGAGACGTACGGGTTGAAGAAACAGAGTGCAGCCCGCACTCGACGGCAGGGAAGGCGCTCCACCAGGTCAGTAATACTGGGGTGCAGCTCCTCGAGAGCAGTGAGGGcagctgaggggaggggggggggggtgagtggctcGGCATGTCTGAGAGGGGGACCGGTGGGGGGTCTCAGTGTTTGAGAGGGGCCGGTGTGAGGGCTCAGTGTCTGAAAGGGGCCCTAGTGGGGGCTCAGTGGTTGTGAGGGGCCGAGGGGTTCGGACTGTCTGAATGGAGCTGGAGCGAGGGTTTGGACTGCCAGAGAGGGGCTGGAGTGGGGGTTCATGAGAGGGGCTAGAGATGGGGGCCCGGAGTGCCTGAAAGGGacatgagaggagggggggggtagtgtcAGAGTGCCTGACAGTAGCGCcgggggaggtgagagggctcAGTGTCTGAGGGTTGGGTTCATTCAGACTGAGAGGAACTGGGGGGATCAGTGCAGAGGGATCATGGCAGAGGACTCGGAATGACATAGGGAGGGGGGGATGTCATACGTTTAATTTGAATTAATCTGTAGTCAGTATTGTTGGGGTCAGAGACAATGTGGGAGAGGGggccagagattagtttaatttggcatcatgttggatgaagagcctgttcctgcgctTCCTTGTTCTACGTCCCAGGGTCTCTGACGGATAGCCTGGTTGCTCACTGGGTGGTGTTCAGTGTGGCCACTTCGGGCTTCAGAGTATCAGGGAGGTCTGGTGTGGACAGTATCACAGGGCTCAGAGGTCAGTGCACATGGAGTGAAGTTTCTGATGAGTCACAGTATAAGGTGTACGGTTAGCGTGGGGTCAGAGCCTCAGTATGGAAGGATCTGGAAGGTAACTCTGGGTCGGGGTCACGAAGAGGTGCTCAATTACTGGACTGTTCCAGAGTTCTGGAGGCAAGAGGCTGGACTAGTTGCCACTCTGTACCTGACCTCGCCCTGTGCATGGAAGGAGAATCCTTTAGTAATGTTGCTCACAAGCAGAAACCCAACTCCCCTCATTTTCCCTCCCCCGGTCTGTCCGGTTCAGGAGAGCTCAACTGCCTCTCCCACGGAAATTCCCAGAGCACTCTTTTCCTGATGTCATTGTCAGCTTGGCTCGGGGTTAGAGGCTCCTGGAGGTGAGATTAACCTCTTCCCACCCTCGGAAGAAGATGCAAGAAGATTAGGAAGATGTTTCCATTCCTGTACGCGAGTGTTTCCAAACAGCTTTGTCCATTAGTCTTTTACTGGTGTTTCCTTTGGCATCTACTTGAGTCACCCTGAGAATTGAAATTCTCATATCCACGCACTGGAGTTACTCTGTGAACCGGCATCTGCTGACGTTAATCCGAAAGCCAGTGTTCCTATTACCGTAGGCTGCATTTTCCCTGGAACCTGGTGTTCCCACTGCCatctgatgggattgctctgcaGAGGCAGAGTGTGCTGGGATTCAGAGGATGGGGCAGGTagaggtgaggaaggagagagtgggagaaaagtacatttgaacaggaacatggaaaggataggtttagagggatatgtgccaaatgcaggcagataggactagtatagattggacatgtttgtcagtgtgggcaagttgggccaaagggcctgttttcctgctgtatgattctataactgtgtgtgagagagagagagaaagatgttGAAAGGGAGACCACCAGAGtaaggaggggagaagaaaggaagtgaaTACTGCTGGGGTATCTGGTTTTGCGGCGTCTTGGTGTACAAGGAGAAACTAACAGATCCCTTGGCCAAGAAACCCATGGCACGCCACGGGTCTTCAACTTTCCCCGGAGCCATTAATACTGTTTTCCATGGACCAAGTTGTCACCAGTGTACTGCTTCTGAATTGCATGTTTGATATCTCGGTGACTCCTGTGCCAGTAATAGCTGGAACTGGAAACGGTATGTTATGCATGGCACTTGAGGAGGGAGTTACACAGACAGGCAAGggggaggtcacagggagaatgtaaaaactccacatggacattgCCAGCGgatgggattgaacccaggtctctggaactgtgaggctcAGCGGCATCTGCTGCAACAGTGGCCTCCCAGGGAGGACAGGCTAAAGGACAGTGAGTTAAATCATAGTTTTATCATCATGGTCATAGAGCTGTTTAGCActtaaacagaccattcagcccaacttgtccatgaccaCAAAGTCAGCATTCTGGACTAGTCTTGTTTccctgcatatggcccatatcgactaaacccttcctatccatgcatctgtccaaatgtcttataaaagTCATAACCATATGCATTTCGAtaacttcccctggcagctcattccagatacggactaggtgaaaatgttgcctctaaagtaacctcttaaatctctcccctctcaccttctagtCACACTCCCCTATCCTGGAAATAAGACCGTGgtattcactttatccatacTCCTTGTGATTTTGTATACATCattaaagtcacccctcagccaaGGAAAATGTCCATCCTATCCAGCCTCGAGCTGTAACATTCTGGTGGATTATGCCTTAGTCCATTCTAAATGACATCCATCCTATAGATGGAACTGCACACAGTCGTGGATGGAAAGCAGGCAATGAAAGGCCTGAATGGCCTCAGTCTGCGTCTTGGCCCGTGATTCTGCAAGGGATTGGGTGGTGGAGCTGGGTCTTGTATCCCTGTCACCATTTAAATCCTTTGTTCCtcctcaggcaattgaaccatcctaccaacaaccagagagctactacctacctcattggagaccgtcagactatctttgatcaaactttactggactttttcttgcactaaacggttattcacattatcccctttatcatgtaacggtatactgtggatggctcaattctaatcatgtattgtctttccgctaactggttagcacgtaacaaaaaaaaatcactgcacctcagtacacgtgacaataaactcagctcctctccactcctccctctacaggtgtacagatGGTTTGTGAAATGAAACTGAAGAACTCTCTTGGGGCCAACACGGacggcagcatcttggagagaaTCAGCGCCATCGCCATCAACCCTCAGCAGGTCCTGGAGGATGTCCTGCCCAAAGTGCCCAGAACAGTGAGGGTGTCCGACGTGCCCAAGCTCTTCCGTGAGCCGTACATCCACAGTGGCTACCGTCCAGTGGAGCAGGACTGGAAGTACTACCTGTTCAGCCTCTTCCAGCGGCACAACGAGGCTCTCAACGTGTGGACCCACCTGCTGGCGGTCCTGGTGATACTTGTCCGCTTCTTCGTCTTCCTGGGGACGGCGCCGCCTTTCCCCACCGTCTACAGCCTGCCTCTCTGCTTCTTTATCGTGGCCTGTGTCGTTTACTTGTCCTGCAGCGTGCTGGCCCACCTCTTCCAGTCCAAGTCCGAACTGGCTCACTATTCTTTCTACTTCTTGGACTACGTGGGGGTGGGCACCTACCAGTATGGCAGCGCCCTGGCGCACTACTACTACTGCGCCGAGACGGAGTGGTTCCAGATGATCCGCCCCTACTTCCTACCCCTGTCTGCCCTCTTCGGCTGGCTCTCCTGCATCGGCTGCTGTTTCTCCAAGATGCACTTCCAGCGCCCGTACCCCATCACCCGCAAGGTATGTCAGGTGGTGCCCGCCTTCCTGGCCTACGTCCTGGACATTAGCCCCATCGTGCACCGAATCGGCACCTGCTGGGCTGCCGGGTGCGCCGACGAAGCCATCTGGTACCACAGTCTGCAGATCATCATGTTCGTGGTGGCCTCTTGCTTCTTCTCCTACCCCGTGCCGGAGAAGTACTTCCCGGGGAGCTGCGACATCGTGGGGCAAGCCCACCAGATCTTCCACGTCTTCCTGGCCCTGTGCACGCTGGCCCAGTTGGAGGCAGTGCTGCTCGACTACCGGGGCCGGCGTGAGCTGCTGGCGGCGCGGGGTGACCAGGACACCATCTACACCGCCTGCAGTCTCTTCGTGCTGCTGCTGTTCTGCAGCGGCCTCTCGGCGCTCTACCTGCGTGGAGTCATCAAGCGGCGGCTGCGGAAGAGAGGCGACTGAACGCCCGGCCGGGTGCCTGGCGCAGTCCCGTCTTTATCTGAGGATCTGTCTATGCTCTAACAAATTAATGTTGTGTGTGAATACATGCAGATCTCCAAGGGTCCAGCCGACTCCTGGCTTTGGTTTATTGGTTGCCGGGAGGAAAGGGGGTTGGGGGAAGCCTGGATCTGCCATTGACTGGGGTTGTGGTAGATCACCCTGCGGTGATGGCAGCACACAGCTCTAATAGAGTGGCTGATATAGGAGCTGTTGGAGCCGACCCGCTATTCCTCTGTACATGGGCACTCAGGCCGGTGGTCTCCTCCGAGGGATGCCTGAACAGCTGTACTGCAAAGGGTTCAGGCTGGGGGCTTCCAGGTCCTGCAGGAGAAGGAGCATGAAAGCTAGGTTGTCCTTGCCCCAGTtatgtgtgtgggacagtgaggAAGCCACTCTGTTTCTAACCTGGAAGTATGTGAAGGGATAATGTTAGAGGAAACTTCGTTTTGTTTGTAACCCTGGATGTGTATGATGAGACAGTGTAAAGAGAGCTTCATTCCGTATCTAACCCTAGGAATGTGTGTCGGGAGAGCGTGGAGGGAGCTTCAAACACTGGGGCTGTCTGATTAAATAGTGTAGAGGGAGTTTCACTCTATCTAATGTGCCCTTTGAGTGTGTGATGGGATGGTGTTAGTGGAGCTATACTCTGTACCTAATCCATGCTGTATCATAGAAAAATTCCAACTAAAAAAAACCCTGGTCCTGATGAAATAGAGCACCCTGGCCTAATCTAGCATCTATCAGTCCATATCTCTACAGATTACACGTCCAAGCTCCAAAAAAGCAGTGAGTTCTAGACTCGTACCAAGCTCTGGATGAAAAATATTACATCatctcccctctcaaccttccagCGATTATGTTTTAATCCATATCCCCTGGCTTTATCAACCCTCAGTTTGTGTTATATAGTGACTTGAATGTGAATGTAAAAGGAATCATCTGTAGATTACATGAAAATTAGTGGTGGCTTGGATAGtgtgaagaaggttgtcaaagACAACACTAGGATATAGATCAAATGGAAAGTTGAGTAGGGTTTAGGCAGATGAAATTTAGTCTTGACCAGTGCAAGGTGATTCATTTTGAGAGGTCAAGGAAAGGTAGGATGTGACCAATAAATGGTAGGGTGCTAAGGATTGCTGATCAACAATGAGAccctgggtaggaaggaactgcagatgctgctttacaccaaagataggcacaaaatgctggagtaactcagtaggtctggcagcatctctggagaaaaggaatacgtggtTGCCTtggacgtgaaacgtcacctattccttttctccagagatgctacatgacctGCTGAATAACTCAGTATTTTGTATCCGTCTTCAATGAGACTCTGGCGTTCAAGTCCCCTGTTCCTTGCAAGTGGCAACATACGTAGTGGCATAGAATACAAGATTGGTTGAATTTATTATGTTGCAAATTTCTAAAAAGAAACATCTTGGccaacacttggagtactgtatacagttttggtcaccacacTAGGAAGGATGTGACTGCACAGAAGAGAACGCAGAAACGATTCACCAAGATATTGTAGACtcgagggactgcagatgctggctaacaaaaaaacaagacacagtgctggtttaactcagcgggtccggcaacatctctggagaacaggttgTGGGTGGGGACTCTTCATTAGACATTGTAGTaagggtgagaggagagatgggggtaggACAGAGCCTAGAATGTGATAATAGGATACAGGTAAGGGAGATCacgtattcattttctccagaggtgctccctgacccactgagttactccagcattttgtgtatcttgggTCCTCAGCACCATTTGGGACTCCACAGAATTTGCCCACTCATTACACTTCTCAAATTCCCGGGTGCTGATGTGGTGGCAACGTTGAAGTAGGTCACATCGCTAGCGCAGCCATGAGTTGAAGAGCAAGAAGTTGTGATCGGACAAATTCAGAAGCTCCTTTCTTACTTACAGCTGGCACTTCGGTGCAGCCCTTGGCGTGTTCTCTGCTGCTGACTTTACTGACCATCGACCATCCCTTTACACATAGCCTATGTTAATCTTATCTTTTAGTCTTCCAGAAGTCACACCAACCTCCTCAACCCTAAATTTTACCACTCAGCCACACACGAGGGTAATTTACAGGCGTCGTTGAAGTTAAACACTAACGGAATTTAGAGAGCAGAAAATTGGTCCTTTGCCCCAATTTGTCCAAATATCTTCCAGAATTCATCCCATGTGACTGGAttaggcccatattcctccaaacctttcctcaaAATGaacgtccaaatgttttttaacgtAAGTGTGCAAGTGTGATAGAGGTACAATTACGTGAGGAGGAAGAGTTTGGATTTTTGGGGTAATCGTCCAGTGAGGCTATAGGGGAAGAACTTGGAAATGAACAGGGGATCCTTGTTTGATGGCACTGTATTATAAACTTTATTAAATGTGTCCAAGACGGCTTCCTTATTTAATATCGAGAGACTCCTACTAGACAGGATGTATCATTGGTCCTCCTCTTCGGAACATGGTAggtcaagtgactgaagtgttgcTGGGAGAGCACTACAGGATCAGTGACCATAATTCTACAGGGAAAGGTAGAACTAGTCCACAATTTAGCGTCCTAAATGGGCACACAGCTGATTTTGTAGGTATTTGGCTGGAACTTTCAGAGGTCAACTGGGTGAGACTGTTTTCGATCAGAAGACATGTAAGTACGAGGCTTGTGTGTGATGTCAGGCTTTCAAGGTCAGCATGTTCCTGTTGGAATGAAATGTAAGGCTGGCATGTTCTGGGAATGCTAGTTAACACCAAAAAATTGAGGCAAATATCAGGTTTAGGCATCTCTCGAGCTAATCCCTCAAGAAGTATAAGAAGCACAGGAGAACATTAAGGGGAATTTTAGGAAGGCAAAAATAGAGCATGATATGGATCTGGCAGGCAAGGTAAAGAAGAGTTACAGGTTATCcattggcttgtacttgctagaatttagaagattgacgggggatcttatagaaacttacaaaattcttaaggggttggacaggctagatgcaggaagattgttcccgatgttggggaagtccaggacaaggggtcacagtttaaggataagggggaaatcctttaggtgaatctctggaactctctgccacagaaggtagttgaggccagttaattggctattatatttaagagggagttaaatgtggcccttgagactaaagggatcagggggtatggagagaaggcaggtacaggatactgagttggatgatcagccatgataatattgaatcgtggtgcaggctcgaagggcggaatggcctactcctgcacctttttcctatgtttctgagtattgtgttcagtttcggtcATCCTTTCAGCTAGAAAGAGTTcagagacgatttacaaggaCGTTGTGAGGACAAGAAGGCCTGATATAGCGACgttgggcagggtaggactttattccttggagcggaggaggctgagggatgaacttgtagatgtgtataaaattcaTGAGGTAAATAGGTTGGGTAATatacagtgtgtaggaaagaactgctggtttaatcaaagatagacacaaaatgctggagtaactcagcaggacaggcagcatctctggagagaaggaatgggtgatgtttcaggtcgagacccttcttcagacatcgggTAATATACAGAGTCTttcccccagggtaggggaatcaagaagtagagggcatgggtttaagatgagaggagattgatttaataggattctgagagacaactttttcacactgagtggtggatatatggaagtaGACCAgatgaagtggttgaggcagatacaataacaatatttaaaagacatttggacagatgcttggataggaaatgtttaggacCAAATGGTACCAGCTTGGATGGGGAATCTTAGTATTAATGAGCTGGGCAGAAggagctgtatgacactatgactgagGTGCATTAATGGTGTGCtgtagggattggtgctgggctcaTTATTGTTCATCATTTATTCAAACGATTTGCATAAGAATGTACAAAGCATTCTTTACAGCAGCAAAGCAGTAACTTTACAGATGATACACTAAAATAAATTATAGATAGTGAAGAATGTTATTCTAATTTAGAGTGGGATCGTGATCAGCTTAGTAAGTGGGCTGAGGCAATTGCATTTGATTCTGGTAAATGTGACATGTATTTTGCAAGTCAAACCCATGTAGTGAATGGTGGAGCCCTGGAGTGCATTGTAGAACAGAGTCTAATTACAAGTATATAGGTCCTTGAAAGTGGTCTCacaagtagacagggtggtgaagaaagtatCTGGCATGCTGGCCCTCAtaagtcagagtactgagtacaggtattgggacattatgttgcagttgtacatgaCATTAGTGAGGCCCGCACCTGGAGTATCATGTACATTTATGTTTACCTTGCTATAGGAAATgcatcattaagctggaaagagcgacAAGTGAACTTACAAGAATGTTGTCAGCACCTGAGGTCTCAGCTCCAGGGAGAGCTTGacgaggctaggactttattccttgaagcataggagactgaggggtgactgTATGGAGATGTTTGAAATAATGAGGGACATAGATCAGGTGAATACACACTCCTTTTTTCCTAAGGAATGGaataaagaccagagggcacagatttaaggtgactgGGGAATGTTTAAAaatgacctgaggggcaactactTCACACAGAGGCAATGCATAAATGGAACAAGCCATCAGAGAAAGTGTTTGAGGTAGGTATAATGGCTTTTAAAAGACAATTAACCAGTTACATGGATATGAAACATTTAGATATGGATCAAACCCAAACAAATGAGAGTAACTTACATggacatcttgatcagcatgggctgaatggcctgtttccacaactaAGAAATTGATTCCACCAGCCAGCCTAATTTGTATCCAATTGGATAGCATCCAATATAATCTAACCATCAGAACACGCCTAAACTGTGGgtccttgtcaaagaccttactgaagtcctTGTAGACAACGCCTCCTAGGATTCTCCTAACGTATCTGCCAAAATGTTCTCGTGTCCTCTTTTTGTCCCTATTTATCTCAAGTGCCCTAGCCCCAAGGAACTTCATTGATCCTAACTGCACATCACATTTACCTCCTGTTTGTAGAAATTGACCAAGACGCTCTTAATCAGAAGTGGAAGGCACTGGTGTTGGTTCACAGTTGGAAGGTTTCAATGATTCTCCTGGtttctttgttttgtttatcACATGTGGGGACACAATTGCTTCATTCTTTCTTGCAGCTGTGAATTTAATCCAGCATTTGAAAGTGCTCACTGCTGCTGACTTTTCTTTTACTTGGCTATTGTCCAACTTATTTTGAATTTTCAGATTGGATATGACAGGATTCACCTTTCTAGTAGCTACCAATCAAGGCCCACTG carries:
- the LOC129699362 gene encoding membrane progestin receptor beta-like; this encodes MVCEMKLKNSLGANTDGSILERISAIAINPQQVLEDVLPKVPRTVRVSDVPKLFREPYIHSGYRPVEQDWKYYLFSLFQRHNEALNVWTHLLAVLVILVRFFVFLGTAPPFPTVYSLPLCFFIVACVVYLSCSVLAHLFQSKSELAHYSFYFLDYVGVGTYQYGSALAHYYYCAETEWFQMIRPYFLPLSALFGWLSCIGCCFSKMHFQRPYPITRKVCQVVPAFLAYVLDISPIVHRIGTCWAAGCADEAIWYHSLQIIMFVVASCFFSYPVPEKYFPGSCDIVGQAHQIFHVFLALCTLAQLEAVLLDYRGRRELLAARGDQDTIYTACSLFVLLLFCSGLSALYLRGVIKRRLRKRGD